The following are encoded in a window of Drosophila simulans strain w501 chromosome 3L, Prin_Dsim_3.1, whole genome shotgun sequence genomic DNA:
- the LOC6738081 gene encoding echinoderm microtubule-associated protein-like CG42247 isoform X1, whose translation MSNEENDDYMASLSQAQTGEDEVDGGGEAAGSNDSVLGGQTMPQISPNAPLEGNVSPPPTQPHLDDNLHNGNGNGNGIHSSSSNINKHGSNINGNNDSNRSSPAKSPKRPVSSSFRIQNASRYDNDEEDLAASEQVAGGDRQVPDYWQQRNGATTGATSGRQSRAISPGYLDNMSENSEQPPVVPLVRSKSRPEISSAAASRYNNLSYWKARRVVFYRNGDPFFPGVELRYRPGRDVTSLDNLLDKISPKMDLPRGARYVFSMDGDRKYHLDELEDGAFYVVSSFKAFKPASYGKKNGMWYASPGNQGWGSKPASRKPSIMEADLGTLSTTSGSIKRSAGRVIRIINNLDHSVQCRVLLNLRTSQPFEEVLEDLGQVLKINGAKKMYTGTGQEVRSFSQLRNEFADVDTFYLATGTALIAGSPIRRSRSRPSVVAAAPILPTDELPKVPLRGARPRSKSRPRILYAPESEILRPNGEYTMLDIMKEEPTKVTIRGLRRTFYPPVHHAPADNSPPDKKLQLQWVHGYRGIDARRNLWVLPSGELLYYVAAVAVLFDRDEDAQRHYTGHTEDIMCMDVHPSRELVASGQKAGRDRKSQAHVRIWSTESLQTLYVFGMGELDSGVTAVAFSQLNGGSYILAVDSGRESILSVWQWQWGHLLGKVATLQEGLSGAAFHPLDDNLIITHGRGHLAFWHRRKDGFFERTDIVKQPSRSHVTSVQFEPDGDVITADSDGFITIYSVDSDGAYFVRTEFEAHNKGIGCLIMLGEGTLLSGGEKDRKIAAWDSLQNYKKIADTKLPEAAGGVRTIYPQRPGRNDGNIYVGTTRNNILEGSLQRRFTQVVFGHGRQLWGLAAHPDDELYATAGHDKHVALWRKNKLIWTIQTGYECVALAFHPFGTLAAGSTEGHLLVINCENGAVMLTLRVCGSPLNCVAYNQVGDMIAMGSQNGSIYLFRVSRDGFSYKKVNKIRGSQPLTHLDWSMDGNFVQTVTIDFDLLFWDAKSLSPERSPIAMKDVKWLTNNCTVGFLVAGQWSNRYYSTTNTIVATCSRSAAHDMLASGDAEGYLRLFRYPCISPRAEFHESKVYSGMLACVRFLCGDHTLITVGGTDASLMVWDIVEE comes from the exons ATGTCCAACGAAGAGAACGACGACTATATGGCCAGCTTGAGTCAGGCCCAGACCGGCGAGGATGAGGTCGATGGCGGTGGAGAGGCAGCTGGCAGTAACGACTCCGTTCTGGGCGGCCAAACAATGCCACAAATTAGTCCGAACGCACCGCTCGAGGGAAACGTTTCGCCGCCACCGACGCAGCCCCATTTGGATGATAATCTGCAcaacgggaacgggaacgggaacggcatccacagcagcagcagcaacattaacaagcacggcagcaacatcaacggcAACAACGATAGCAACCGCAGCAGTCCTGCGAAGAGTCCCAAGCGCCCGGTGTCCTCCAGCTTCCGGATTCAGAACGCCAGCCGGTACGATAATGATGAGGAGGACTTAGCAGCCAGCGAGCAGGTGGCTGGTGGAGATCGGCAGGTGCCGGATTATTGGCAGCAACGGAACGGTGCGACCACTGGTGCAACCAGTGGGCGGCAGAGTCGCGCCATTAGTCCCGGGTATCTGGACAACATGAGCGAGAACTCGGAGCAGCCGCCGGTGGTGCCGCTGGTGCGATCCAAGTCCCGTCCAGAAATTTCAAGTGCAGCGGCATCGCGCTATAATAATCTCTCTTATTGGAAGGCACGCCGTGTGGTGTTCTACCGGAATGGGGATCCATTCTTTCCGGGCGTGGAGCTGCGCTATCGTCCCGGGCGGGATGTCACCTCGCTGGACAATCTTCTCGATAAGATCTCGCCCAAGATGGATTTGCCACGGGGTGCTCGATATGTGTTCTCCATGGACGGAGATCGAAAATATCATCTCGATGAACTGGAGGATGGAGCCTTCTATGTCGTATCCTCGTTCAAGGCCTTCAAG CCTGCCAGCTACGGCAAGAAGAACGGGATGTGGTATGCATCGCCTGGAAATCAGGGATGGGGCTCCAAGCCCGCCAGTCGGAAGCCCTCAATAATGGAAGCGGATTTGGGCACATTATCGACCACATCAGGCTCGATAAAGCGCAGCGCCGGCCGTGTGATACGCATCATCAATAATTTGGATCATTCGGTGCAG TGTCGCGTTTTGCTGAACCTACGCACCTCGCAGCCGTTCGAGGAAGTGCTCGAGGATTTGGGTCAAGTGCTGAAAATTAACGGAGCAAAGAAAATGTACACAGGCACTGGCCAGGAG gtGCGCAGCTTTTCTCAGCTGCGGAATGAGTTCGCCGACGTTGACACCTTCTACCTGGCCACGGGAACGGCCCTGATTGCCGGCTCACCTATCCGGCGCTCCAGGTCCCGCCCCTCGGTGGTGGCCGCCGCACCCATTTTGCCCACGGATGAGCTGCCCAAGGTGCCGCTGCGAGGCGCCCGTCCGCGGAGCAAGAGCCGACCGCGGATTCTGTACGCTCCGGAGAGCGAGATCCTGCGGCCGAACGGCGAGTACACGATGCTGGACATCATGAAGGAGGAGCCCACCAAGGTCACAATCCGGGGACTGCGGCGCACCTTCTATCCGCCCGTTCACCATGCGCCGGCCGACAATTCCCCGCCGGACAAAAAGCTGCAACTCCAATGGGT CCATGGCTATCGCGGCATTGATGCGCGGCGAAATCTCTGGGTTCTGCCCTCCGGAGAACTGCTCTACTACGTGGCTGCCGTGGCCGTACTCTTTGACCGCGACGAGGATGCACAGAGACACTACACCGGACACACCGAGGATATCATGTg CATGGATGTGCATCCGTCTAGGGAGCTGGTTGCGTCAGGACAGAAAGCTGGACGAGATCGCAAGTCGCAGGCGCACGTTCGCATCTGGAGCACCGAGTCCCTGCAGACGCTCTACGTCTTTGGCATGGGCGAACTGGACAGCGGGGTGACGGCAGTGGCCTTCTCGCAGCTG AACGGAGGTAGCTACATACTGGCGGTGGACAGTGGACGCGAGAGCATTCTGTCcgtgtggcagtggcagtggggTCACCTGCTGGGCAAAGTGGCC ACCCTGCAGGAGGGTTTGTCGGGGGCTGCCTTCCACCCGCTGGACGATAATCTCATCATCACCCATGGACGTGGTCACCTGGCCTTCTGGCACCGGCGCAAGGATGGCTTCTTTGAGCGCACGGACATCGTGAAGCAGCCGTCGCGTTCCCATGTCACCAGTGTGCAATTCGAGCCGGATGGCGATGTAATCACTGCTGATTCGGATGGGTTCATAACCATTTACTCGGTGGATTCCGATGGCGCCTACTTCGTCCGCACGGAGTTCGAGGCGCACAACAAGGGCATCGGATGCCTGATCATGCTGGGCGAGGGCACCCTACTCTCCGGAGGCGAGAAGGATCGCAAGATCGCCGCCTGGGACTCCCTGCAGAACTACAAGAAGATTGCCGATACTAAG CTCCCGGAGGCCGCGGGTGGAGTACGTACCATCTATCCGCAGCGGCCCGGGCGGAATGACGGGAACATCTACGTGGGCACCACGCGGAACAACATCCTGGAGGGCTCGCTGCAGCGCCGCTTCACCCAGGTGGTCTTTGGCCACGGACGTCAACTATGGGGCTTGGCAGCCCATCCGGACGACGAGCTGTACGCCACCGCCGGGCACGACAAGCACGTGGCCCTGTGGCGCAAGAACAAGCTCATCTGGACCATTCAAACAGGCTATGAGTGCGTGGCACTGGCATTCCATCCATTCGGCACCCTGGCCGCCGGCAGCACCGAAGGTCACCTGTTGGTCATCAACTGCGAAAATGGGGCAGTCATGCTGACCCTGAGGGTCTGCGGTTCGCCCCTTAATTGCGTGGCCTACAACCAGG TTGGCGACATGATAGCCATGGGCTCCCAGAACGGTAGCATTTATCTGTTCCGCGTGTCGCGCGACGGCTTCTCGTACAAGAAGGTGAACAAGATCCGGGGATCGCAACCGCTGACCCACTTGGACTGGAGCATGGACGGCAACTTTGTGCAGACGGTGACCATCGATTTTGATCTGCTCTTCTGGGATGCCAAGTCCTTGTCCCCGGAGCGCAGTCCCATTGCCATGAAGGACGTCAAGTGGCTGACCAACAACTGCACCGTGGGCTTCCTGGTGGCGGGCCAGTGGAGCAACCGCTACTacagcaccaccaacaccatCGTGGCCACCTGCAGTCGCTCCGCCGCCCACGACATGCTGGCATCCGGTGACGCCGAGGGCTATCTGAGATTGTTCAG ATATCCCTGCATCTCGCCGCGCGCCGAGTTCCACGAGTCGAAGGTGTACTCCGGGATGCTGGCCTGCGTCCGCTTCCTGTGCGGCGACCACACGCTCATCACCGTGGGCGGCACAGATGCGTCCCTGATGGTGTGGGACATTGTCGAGGAATAG
- the LOC6738081 gene encoding echinoderm microtubule-associated protein-like CG42247 isoform X2 — protein MYIDEDSEESSPFVMLTSPTKSWPASYGKKNGMWYASPGNQGWGSKPASRKPSIMEADLGTLSTTSGSIKRSAGRVIRIINNLDHSVQCRVLLNLRTSQPFEEVLEDLGQVLKINGAKKMYTGTGQEVRSFSQLRNEFADVDTFYLATGTALIAGSPIRRSRSRPSVVAAAPILPTDELPKVPLRGARPRSKSRPRILYAPESEILRPNGEYTMLDIMKEEPTKVTIRGLRRTFYPPVHHAPADNSPPDKKLQLQWVHGYRGIDARRNLWVLPSGELLYYVAAVAVLFDRDEDAQRHYTGHTEDIMCMDVHPSRELVASGQKAGRDRKSQAHVRIWSTESLQTLYVFGMGELDSGVTAVAFSQLNGGSYILAVDSGRESILSVWQWQWGHLLGKVATLQEGLSGAAFHPLDDNLIITHGRGHLAFWHRRKDGFFERTDIVKQPSRSHVTSVQFEPDGDVITADSDGFITIYSVDSDGAYFVRTEFEAHNKGIGCLIMLGEGTLLSGGEKDRKIAAWDSLQNYKKIADTKLPEAAGGVRTIYPQRPGRNDGNIYVGTTRNNILEGSLQRRFTQVVFGHGRQLWGLAAHPDDELYATAGHDKHVALWRKNKLIWTIQTGYECVALAFHPFGTLAAGSTEGHLLVINCENGAVMLTLRVCGSPLNCVAYNQVGDMIAMGSQNGSIYLFRVSRDGFSYKKVNKIRGSQPLTHLDWSMDGNFVQTVTIDFDLLFWDAKSLSPERSPIAMKDVKWLTNNCTVGFLVAGQWSNRYYSTTNTIVATCSRSAAHDMLASGDAEGYLRLFRYPCISPRAEFHESKVYSGMLACVRFLCGDHTLITVGGTDASLMVWDIVEE, from the exons ATGTACATCGACGAGGATAGCGAGGAAAGTTCGCCCTTTGTGATGCTCACATCCCCCACGAAGTCTTGG CCTGCCAGCTACGGCAAGAAGAACGGGATGTGGTATGCATCGCCTGGAAATCAGGGATGGGGCTCCAAGCCCGCCAGTCGGAAGCCCTCAATAATGGAAGCGGATTTGGGCACATTATCGACCACATCAGGCTCGATAAAGCGCAGCGCCGGCCGTGTGATACGCATCATCAATAATTTGGATCATTCGGTGCAG TGTCGCGTTTTGCTGAACCTACGCACCTCGCAGCCGTTCGAGGAAGTGCTCGAGGATTTGGGTCAAGTGCTGAAAATTAACGGAGCAAAGAAAATGTACACAGGCACTGGCCAGGAG gtGCGCAGCTTTTCTCAGCTGCGGAATGAGTTCGCCGACGTTGACACCTTCTACCTGGCCACGGGAACGGCCCTGATTGCCGGCTCACCTATCCGGCGCTCCAGGTCCCGCCCCTCGGTGGTGGCCGCCGCACCCATTTTGCCCACGGATGAGCTGCCCAAGGTGCCGCTGCGAGGCGCCCGTCCGCGGAGCAAGAGCCGACCGCGGATTCTGTACGCTCCGGAGAGCGAGATCCTGCGGCCGAACGGCGAGTACACGATGCTGGACATCATGAAGGAGGAGCCCACCAAGGTCACAATCCGGGGACTGCGGCGCACCTTCTATCCGCCCGTTCACCATGCGCCGGCCGACAATTCCCCGCCGGACAAAAAGCTGCAACTCCAATGGGT CCATGGCTATCGCGGCATTGATGCGCGGCGAAATCTCTGGGTTCTGCCCTCCGGAGAACTGCTCTACTACGTGGCTGCCGTGGCCGTACTCTTTGACCGCGACGAGGATGCACAGAGACACTACACCGGACACACCGAGGATATCATGTg CATGGATGTGCATCCGTCTAGGGAGCTGGTTGCGTCAGGACAGAAAGCTGGACGAGATCGCAAGTCGCAGGCGCACGTTCGCATCTGGAGCACCGAGTCCCTGCAGACGCTCTACGTCTTTGGCATGGGCGAACTGGACAGCGGGGTGACGGCAGTGGCCTTCTCGCAGCTG AACGGAGGTAGCTACATACTGGCGGTGGACAGTGGACGCGAGAGCATTCTGTCcgtgtggcagtggcagtggggTCACCTGCTGGGCAAAGTGGCC ACCCTGCAGGAGGGTTTGTCGGGGGCTGCCTTCCACCCGCTGGACGATAATCTCATCATCACCCATGGACGTGGTCACCTGGCCTTCTGGCACCGGCGCAAGGATGGCTTCTTTGAGCGCACGGACATCGTGAAGCAGCCGTCGCGTTCCCATGTCACCAGTGTGCAATTCGAGCCGGATGGCGATGTAATCACTGCTGATTCGGATGGGTTCATAACCATTTACTCGGTGGATTCCGATGGCGCCTACTTCGTCCGCACGGAGTTCGAGGCGCACAACAAGGGCATCGGATGCCTGATCATGCTGGGCGAGGGCACCCTACTCTCCGGAGGCGAGAAGGATCGCAAGATCGCCGCCTGGGACTCCCTGCAGAACTACAAGAAGATTGCCGATACTAAG CTCCCGGAGGCCGCGGGTGGAGTACGTACCATCTATCCGCAGCGGCCCGGGCGGAATGACGGGAACATCTACGTGGGCACCACGCGGAACAACATCCTGGAGGGCTCGCTGCAGCGCCGCTTCACCCAGGTGGTCTTTGGCCACGGACGTCAACTATGGGGCTTGGCAGCCCATCCGGACGACGAGCTGTACGCCACCGCCGGGCACGACAAGCACGTGGCCCTGTGGCGCAAGAACAAGCTCATCTGGACCATTCAAACAGGCTATGAGTGCGTGGCACTGGCATTCCATCCATTCGGCACCCTGGCCGCCGGCAGCACCGAAGGTCACCTGTTGGTCATCAACTGCGAAAATGGGGCAGTCATGCTGACCCTGAGGGTCTGCGGTTCGCCCCTTAATTGCGTGGCCTACAACCAGG TTGGCGACATGATAGCCATGGGCTCCCAGAACGGTAGCATTTATCTGTTCCGCGTGTCGCGCGACGGCTTCTCGTACAAGAAGGTGAACAAGATCCGGGGATCGCAACCGCTGACCCACTTGGACTGGAGCATGGACGGCAACTTTGTGCAGACGGTGACCATCGATTTTGATCTGCTCTTCTGGGATGCCAAGTCCTTGTCCCCGGAGCGCAGTCCCATTGCCATGAAGGACGTCAAGTGGCTGACCAACAACTGCACCGTGGGCTTCCTGGTGGCGGGCCAGTGGAGCAACCGCTACTacagcaccaccaacaccatCGTGGCCACCTGCAGTCGCTCCGCCGCCCACGACATGCTGGCATCCGGTGACGCCGAGGGCTATCTGAGATTGTTCAG ATATCCCTGCATCTCGCCGCGCGCCGAGTTCCACGAGTCGAAGGTGTACTCCGGGATGCTGGCCTGCGTCCGCTTCCTGTGCGGCGACCACACGCTCATCACCGTGGGCGGCACAGATGCGTCCCTGATGGTGTGGGACATTGTCGAGGAATAG